From the genome of Anopheles funestus chromosome 2RL, idAnoFuneDA-416_04, whole genome shotgun sequence:
TGGTTCAGGTTTAGCAGGAGGAATTGCTTACATCTTTGGTTTTATTGCCAACAAAACATTCCTCAAAATGTTAGCAGTATTCACCCTGCCAGGAACGTTTTGGATTTACTCGCTCGTGACGATCCTCGGCGCCATCATCCTTTACAAAGTGCTGCCCGAAACGGAAGGCAAATCGCTACAGGAAATCGAAACGTATTTTCTCCCACGTAGTAAACGGTCGGCGCGTGTTGATCAAGAGGCACCTGCTCCACCGCAACCGGGACCGAAGCACTCCACCGCCAGTATACAACCTGCCCCGCCACCGATCCCACCGAAACCTTACCCATTAAAGGATGATATCGATCGTGCACGACGAATATCTTTGGTCCCACGTCAAATGTCCCAATCATCGCGTAATACGACCGTTTCAGACTTTTCCAGAGCATCGTTTAATTCCCAACACTCGCACAATCATTCCGGACTGAGTCGTAATTCTTCGTGGACCTCTTACACGCTGGAAGACCGACAGGATCAGTCACATCCGCAAGTGTTCAGAAAAATATCCGAAACACTACCGCAAGCAATAGTCACATCCGTACAAAACGCGGCACATCCGGTTAAAGAACCAAAACCACCGCTGTCCAGGCATCATTCATCGAATGTGCTCCTTGGTAAAGAGCCTATTCCAAATCGTAAGATATCCTCTGGGAAACATCCCATACTCGCGTCTAACGATATAAAGATCCCGATACACAAAACGCAACCAATGACTCGTCCAGTTCGTGCACGTGCGAAAaggccaccaccatcacaccAATTTGATTTTCAGACCTGTGAGAGTAACAAAAAGTTTGAAGAATTTCTGCATCGCTATCAGGATAAAAGTGACGGTGACCAGGTGCCGGTGAATACGACAATGCGTCATGTAACCAGTGCACACGATCTTAAAGCATTCGAGAAAGATCATCTTCCCGGCGCGGTGCCCGTTCCTCCCAATGGTGGAATGTTAACGGATCGTAAGATCTTCAACAGTGCCACCAAGCTGACCTCTTCGTACGCTAGAGATACGGAGAATCAAACCGAACGGGAATGTGGCTTTGACAATCCCGAGTTTCATTTAAGTTCAAGCGACGAATCTACGGACATGTAgggagcaataaaaaataatcactgTATATTACTTGTTTAGTAATACAGCTACATACTGACCCACACACTCACAGTTACCTGCAGCTACGAATGGGTATATTCCAAATCTGAGTTCTTTCATTCATTCCGAACAAACTGATAATTGGGAACAGACTGCTGATTTTGGCGTGGAATCATATCCACTATATCATATAATGTCGTGTATTCACTCATTCGTATTCACACAAATGACCACACCTGGGACATTTGGAGTTGTTGGCAAACCATTGCTTCAAATGTTCCAGGTGACCTCCGTGCGAACATCCCTGACACCATGCATACAGACCACGAACAACCCCATTGCAAACGCTACACTTTGAGCTTTGGGCAGACTTGCAGCGTGCACAGTACCAACCCACCGAACTTACCAGCTGCTTGGAGCAAAGGCCGCAGCTCGTGTACATGGTCGTCGATTGCTGATTCATCTCTAACACCGACCGGATCCAGCTAATGTTGATCATCTGTGTTGCTTCGTTCCACAGTTGATGCCGGTGCAGCAACTCGATGTACGACAGCAACCAGTTCTCTTGAAAGCTCTCATCAATCTGCAAGCTGTGTCTTCGCTCCCCGAGGGCCACCAGAATACAGGACGATGTCTGCACATCGCCTATTTCCGTTTGCAACGTTAAACAGTCAGCCAGCACCTGGTGCGGTTCCCAGATGGGTGGAGTCGGGTTGTGATCGGATATTTTCAGGAAGGACGGTACCGGATTGGGCGGCGGTGATGTTTCCTGTGACTTTTCCGCCATTAGATGTTTTCGGGGATGGGTTTGATGCAGTTCGTGGGCATTCATTAGGTTTGATGCGGGAAAGGTGTAGTCCTTCACCAGGTCATGCGGGCCCGTGTAAAGAAATCCATCCCGGAAACCTTTGATACAGTCAACCGAATCGAATGTAAGTTCTGTTTCGCCAAAAACGAAATCACACTTATCCGGTTCTATGTCTACGGAAAGTAGCTGCCCCATACCGGGCGCTTCGTTAGCACTTTTGCTGTTCGCAAACTCCAGATAATCGTCCGCGCTACTGTTACTGACGATGTTCGTAGTACCGACGATGGGATGAAGACCGGTACCCATTACCCGATCTTCAGCGCTTCTGCCCGAGCTAGATTGATTCGAGTTTTGAGCCATCAAACGACCACCAGCATGCTGAATTGGGCCGGAGTTCCGTTGCTCGAGCTTCATGTTAGCGGTGGAACTGTACGCGTACAGTTGGGAGATAAAGTTCCACAAAAAGCTCACATTTGTTTTGCCATATTTTTTCGCTACCGCTGCATTATGGCTGCAGATTTCCGACAGAGATGCTCCCGTTAGGATGTACTCTTTGGCACAACCTTTCAGGGCCAAATAATCTTTCAACAGCGAAGTTTTGGTTACGTCCTTAGCGTTCACGTTGATCGTTTTGGTAGAAAAGTTGGAAAGGTTCGATTTTGCCAGATGAAACTGGTCAGCCGAGGAAGACGATTTTTGGCGCGAACCCAGTAGCGCAGTTCCCTGGCTGAGCAGGCTCGATGACGGTGGTGGTGGGATTAGCTTCATTTCGTATGCATATAGTAAATCTCCCTTGTAGTTAAAATTGGCTCCCTGAGGGTTCGCCTTCATGGCAGGTCGTGTGGCATCTTTGAACACGTGCTTAAATATCGTCGAATCCTTACTGGTGGAAAGCAGCACGTGTCGATCGTTACCCTTGAACGCGATACCCGTCGTAACGTTAGAATGTTCGTTAAACGAAGCATAAGGAATGTATGGCCGACGGAGATCCCATATGTAGATACTGTTGTCGACCACCAGCGCACAGCTTGCAATGTGGAACATCTTATCAGGTCGCCATCGAATCCTACCAACAACCGCGATCGTATGTATAGTGTACTCAAGTGAAACGTTTTTCGCCGTTTCAAGCGACGAGTTCTTAGGGTTAGTGTTCCAAACCTTGATCTGCTTATCACGGCTACCCGTGGCTAGCCATGGCTGGTTCGGATGCCAATCGCACGTGTAAATCGGACCACTATGGGCAGTGAATTGGGCCGTACAGCGATCATTCCTGCGAATATCCCACAACTGTACAGTTCCGTTCTCGGACACCGCCGCAAACGTGTTCGGCGCGTGGGGACTAAACTTTACATCTCGTACACTCTCCGAGTTGCTAAAGTAGGTATTTATGGCAGATTTGTCCGTTCTGAGATCAAAACATTTGATAGTTCCATCTTGCGAACCGGATATCAACAGATTTGCTTCCGTTCCATGGAATGCAACGGAATGAGCTGTTCGCTCGTGCTCGTTGTAGACCAGCAGCTGCTTTTGACGACCGAACTTCGACAAGTCCCACACAGACACGACACCATTGGTAGCAGCAGTGGCTAGGATGTTTGAATCAAGCGAGCTCCATGCTACATCGTTCGACGAGTAGCttaagttttgattttttccaccACGCATATTACATACCTCCGTGAAGCCATCGTTTTCAATTGAGAACACCTTCAGCactgcaaagaagaaaataaaacgctCAATCATTTAGAAGTGGGAATATGTTTTTACGATATTTTGCATACTCACAGCTTCTGCCAGCAACCGCGATTTGGGTGCATTCACGGTTTAATGCAAGCGCGTTTGCATGCCCGTCTTGGCAAATGCGAATGGAGCATGTTTTAACATCCCCCATATTGCTACGATTACACGAAATTGGAAAGCAAGAACGATCGAACTTGGCCAAATGATAAGGCGAACGAATATGTTTTCACTAGAAGGggatttgttattatttatttccctttGGCGAACACTTGTATGACAGCTGACAGTTCAATGCGCCTTTTCAGCTGTCATGCAGGTAAGACCGCgcatttacattttgtttttgttttccaaccgGTACAGAAGTTCCTTGCCGAATAGTTCATAGAACAAGGctgataaaatggaaaatgaagagaaagaCTATCTATTGGCCAAAGAAATGCAGAAGCAGTTCGATAAAGAATCTCTGGAAATAAGTTCCAGTGAGGAAGATGTGCTGATTGTCGATTCTGTTGAGCGGGATCACCAAATGGCGGTGCGTCTTCATTTACAGTACCAGGCCGAGACAGTGGAACTGTTCTCCGATAGTGATGATGAAGTAATACTACAAGCAACGGAAACGGAAACCATCATGCCCTCAAAGATAGCTAAGAAAAGAAGGTCACCAGTGGTGGAAAGACTTATAAACAATAATTCCTTAGCAGAACCCAAACTGTTCAAAGCAGAGGTGTGTAACATATCGCTTGTTCTTCCATCTTCTTCAACAATGtaccggtttttgttttgcagcccAGAGATCTGAACAGCGACGAATTTTTCATAGATGAGCTGCAAGTATATGTGAATCCAGAGTACAacttcgagtggaaatttatcgACGTTCTACCGGACATAGCAGCTATATTCACCAAATTCGACGCATTATACTTCCAGTCtcgtttcaaaaacaaaaaaatgactaTTGTCTGGTCCGATAGCATGGGTAGCTCCTGCACCAATAGAAATTTTAACGACGACGAAGGTAGATATACCATTGCACTGAATGGGCCACTGCTTACACTACGTCCTCGCATCGAAATCATCAGTATTGTTCTGGTAAGTATGTGCCGACCCTCACGATTTGCAGTCTTGACTGATATTATTTGATTTCAGCATGAGATGATACACGCACTACTGAAAATGGAGGGCGTAAAAGAACCTAACAGTGGGCACGGTGAAAATTTTCGTAAAATTAtgacatttttgaacaaaatgcTTCTAACGAACATTTCGTTCAATCACAAATTATTCAACACGAATCTTGCCTGCAGAAATCAGTGGTATCGCTGTACTGGTATTTGTCACAACTATGACCCCTTTTATGGAATCGTACGGTCGATTGACGGTCCGCCCGGGTTGCAAAACGAATGGTGGAAGACGCATGCCGACAATTGCGGAGGTactttttacaaaatatacGAAATGAGCAAGATGGTTTGCGGCGAAGTATCGACACGGTACGCTGTTAATGTGAAGTACATGGTGCCGAAGCGCAGTCTAATTCGTTGCCGATTCAAATCAACCCTGCCCGCAGAAGTATCTATAGATCTGACCTCCGATGTACCAAAAACCACTTCTGCCATCACACTCGACACAGTCAACGTCGATGCGGAAGATTGTGCGGCAACTCCAGTGAATACAACAACCGCGGATGCATTTATTAAGCAATTTGAACGATCGATTGCATTTACCCGCGATGACTGCGATATGTTATGTCCAATCTGCCAGGAACGCATAAAGCGCAAACTTTTTAGCAACCACATCGATGGCTGCAAAGGCTTTGTTCGTATGGTGCAATGGAAAAAATCAGCCACCGGAACCATCGTGCAAAATGGGTTGCTAGAACTTAAATCATCTCCTAGCTTAGAACAGCATTCAAGTTCAGTACGAAGGCCACGTCCTTTGTCGGATTCGTCTACTCCTTCATCGTCTACATTCGCAAGCTATCAACAGGCCAAGCGAAAGCGCTTTGGTTGAAGAGATTCGAGCGTCCAGGACCAGAGAATCAGTATTCCGTTTCATGAAATTCCTACCTTTTGTGGGCACCTTAAGCTTAAGCTTTCCCTGTCATTATGTATTTTGTATCCCATGAGCTcgttggaaataaattttaagttttttttaacgtttaatttttttatgaaattttttgaaataaacaaattcacCCAAGTATGAAATTTACTTGCTCATGGCAACACGGCCGCACAATGTTGACAACTGATTGTTGTGACGTGTTCGACGGTggttaaacaaaaatgttgtttcaatttaaaatcataTTAATTCATGAACATTTTTGTAATACCTAATATTATTCAAAAGCATGTGAAGCCAAATATTTAGCATTTCGGGTATACCAGGTGAGatgttaaaatttatcataatATTATTTCATCTAGTATTCCGAAATGCACGTTTAACCATGAGCTAATCTATGCAGTTTGCTGTCAATTGTTTTTTGAGTCAAAATTTTCACATCAAGAACAAGTTGCAAAATGGCTGCTGCCCACTCCGGAGGTGTTGAGTGGGCTGCGATTTTAAAGCCTTTTCTTTCATCATCAAGTGAAAATATCAGCAAAACCGATGTGCTAAACTTGATCAAAACTATCATACAAAAGTAAGTAGATGTTTTCCTCTTTATAGGCTGTGTGAAAACGATGTAAATTCCCATTGAAAATTGGTCATCAGTTTTCACCCCTCAACAGTGTCACGTACTACGCCATTATTTTATCGTTGCATTTATTGCCTTTTTCCCGTTCTAGTGAAAATGAAATCCTCGAACACGATGCGGCTTACAAACAGTTTTTCGACAATTTCGTTGTCCTGGCTGCAGAGAACATCACTAGCCAGGTCACCTCATGTAAGTATGAGCAACATTTTAATGCCCCCATTGCAGAGCACCCCTCGACGGCCATACTGTATCGATTTTTCTTCCAACTCTAaggggttgttgttttcttcacattgactttgttgttgcttttgaaTGCCTGCAATTCGCAGCATCATTGACACCGTTACTCACTGATGGGAACATTTTTTCGACACGGAttgatacctttttttttatctatgcCCACCAGTGTCGCAAACACAACTTCAACAGTTTACAGAAGCTGCATCAATATTGATTCGTTACATAATTCTACATTTGGATACGACTGCACCATGCAAACCCAGCATACTATTGATGGCCCTAAAGATTCTTTGCGAAGGGAAAAGGGCAAACGAAAATCAGCCCAATGCTACCAGCTCGGCTTCGTCGATCATTTCCGTGTCTGGGATGAAGTACTTAAAGTATCCAGAGATCCCGGGAAACAAACCGGCTTCTGTTGGTGCTTCGAGTAGTGGCAGCAGTGGTGGCTCGGCAGCTAGCACAAGTGATAAGGAAAGCCccaaaacggaaatgaaacgtTCGCGATCGGATTTGTCGACGGTAATCTTACAACAGCTGACGACTCCATTGTGTAGCTGGGCTGTAACTTTTGCCGCTCTCAGTGAGGAACAAATCGACTGTACGGTGAGTAAGAATGAAAGTTTAATATGTTATCGTTTTCGATTTGTTCGGGTATTCTAAAAAGTGATGGTTTTAGTTATGACGGTTTGATACCGGCACCCGTCGTGCAAGGCAGCATCGGTAATAAAATTCCGTCCATACCATATCCCCTAAACGCAGGACTGACTACCCTGCTGCGAAATTTctaaaacaattccaaaatTGGTTTCTTTATAATATGTATCTTTTTTAGGAATTGTTCGTGAAGCAAAATCTACAATGCATGAAC
Proteins encoded in this window:
- the LOC125765914 gene encoding GATOR complex protein WDR24, with amino-acid sequence MGDVKTCSIRICQDGHANALALNRECTQIAVAGRSLLKVFSIENDGFTEVCNMRGGKNQNLSYSSNDVAWSSLDSNILATAATNGVVSVWDLSKFGRQKQLLVYNEHERTAHSVAFHGTEANLLISGSQDGTIKCFDLRTDKSAINTYFSNSESVRDVKFSPHAPNTFAAVSENGTVQLWDIRRNDRCTAQFTAHSGPIYTCDWHPNQPWLATGSRDKQIKVWNTNPKNSSLETAKNVSLEYTIHTIAVVGRIRWRPDKMFHIASCALVVDNSIYIWDLRRPYIPYASFNEHSNVTTGIAFKGNDRHVLLSTSKDSTIFKHVFKDATRPAMKANPQGANFNYKGDLLYAYEMKLIPPPPSSSLLSQGTALLGSRQKSSSSADQFHLAKSNLSNFSTKTINVNAKDVTKTSLLKDYLALKGCAKEYILTGASLSEICSHNAAVAKKYGKTNVSFLWNFISQLYAYSSTANMKLEQRNSGPIQHAGGRLMAQNSNQSSSGRSAEDRVMGTGLHPIVGTTNIVSNSSADDYLEFANSKSANEAPGMGQLLSVDIEPDKCDFVFGETELTFDSVDCIKGFRDGFLYTGPHDLVKDYTFPASNLMNAHELHQTHPRKHLMAEKSQETSPPPNPVPSFLKISDHNPTPPIWEPHQVLADCLTLQTEIGDVQTSSCILVALGERRHSLQIDESFQENWLLSYIELLHRHQLWNEATQMINISWIRSVLEMNQQSTTMYTSCGLCSKQLVSSVGWYCARCKSAQSSKCSVCNGVVRGLYAWCQGCSHGGHLEHLKQWFANNSKCPRCGHLCEYE
- the LOC125765938 gene encoding uncharacterized protein LOC125765938, translated to MENEEKDYLLAKEMQKQFDKESLEISSSEEDVLIVDSVERDHQMAVRLHLQYQAETVELFSDSDDEVILQATETETIMPSKIAKKRRSPVVERLINNNSLAEPKLFKAEPRDLNSDEFFIDELQVYVNPEYNFEWKFIDVLPDIAAIFTKFDALYFQSRFKNKKMTIVWSDSMGSSCTNRNFNDDEGRYTIALNGPLLTLRPRIEIISIVLHEMIHALLKMEGVKEPNSGHGENFRKIMTFLNKMLLTNISFNHKLFNTNLACRNQWYRCTGICHNYDPFYGIVRSIDGPPGLQNEWWKTHADNCGGTFYKIYEMSKMVCGEVSTRYAVNVKYMVPKRSLIRCRFKSTLPAEVSIDLTSDVPKTTSAITLDTVNVDAEDCAATPVNTTTADAFIKQFERSIAFTRDDCDMLCPICQERIKRKLFSNHIDGCKGFVRMVQWKKSATGTIVQNGLLELKSSPSLEQHSSSVRRPRPLSDSSTPSSSTFASYQQAKRKRFG